A DNA window from Amycolatopsis sp. DSM 110486 contains the following coding sequences:
- a CDS encoding FAD-dependent oxidoreductase, producing MTRVLVIGGSDAGISAGLRIQELDPNVRPTLVVADAYPNFSICGIPYHVSGEVPDWRALAHRTRADLETAGLGLRLNTRATRIDPFARTVTVVDHDGRHQLPYDELIIGTGAVPIRPRIEGIDTLGPADGVHLLHTMEDTFTLTDTLARQPESAVVVGAGYVGLEMVDALRARGIAVTLVETLPEVLSTVDSELGALVRAELRAHDVDVHTGTTVHRVERHAGRLRVHGSDGFIRTTDVVLVVVGVHPDTALAETAGVKLGVRGAIAVDRWMRATVDHIFAAGDCVQTYHRLLGTDTYLPLGTTAHKQGRVAGENALGAARRFAGSLGTQVVKVFDLAIARTGVRDRDAVGFRPVTHETVADDHKAYYPGSRPIHLRITGDATTGRLLGAQLVGHRDSSVHKRVDVLATAIHHGMTVSDVEDLDLSYTPPLGSPYDAVQVATHAWTQQHGD from the coding sequence ATGACCCGCGTGCTGGTGATCGGCGGCAGCGATGCCGGGATCAGCGCGGGTCTGCGCATCCAGGAACTGGACCCGAACGTGCGGCCCACGCTCGTGGTGGCCGACGCCTACCCGAACTTCTCCATCTGCGGCATCCCCTACCACGTCTCCGGCGAGGTCCCCGACTGGCGCGCTCTCGCGCACCGCACCCGCGCCGACCTCGAAACCGCGGGTCTGGGCCTGCGGCTGAACACCCGCGCGACCCGCATCGACCCGTTCGCCCGCACCGTCACCGTCGTGGACCACGACGGCCGCCACCAACTGCCCTACGACGAGCTGATCATCGGCACCGGCGCGGTCCCGATCCGTCCACGCATCGAAGGGATCGACACGCTCGGCCCAGCTGACGGGGTGCACCTGCTGCACACCATGGAGGACACCTTCACCCTCACCGACACCCTGGCCCGTCAGCCGGAGTCGGCCGTGGTTGTCGGTGCCGGCTACGTCGGCTTGGAGATGGTCGATGCACTGCGCGCCCGCGGAATCGCGGTCACCCTGGTCGAAACGCTTCCCGAAGTTCTGTCCACTGTGGACTCCGAGTTGGGTGCTCTTGTGCGCGCCGAACTTCGGGCCCACGACGTCGACGTGCACACCGGAACCACGGTGCACCGCGTCGAACGGCACGCGGGCCGATTGCGGGTGCACGGCAGCGACGGCTTCATCCGCACCACCGACGTGGTGCTGGTGGTCGTCGGCGTCCACCCGGACACCGCGCTCGCCGAAACTGCCGGAGTCAAGCTCGGCGTGCGGGGCGCGATCGCCGTCGACCGCTGGATGCGCGCCACCGTCGACCACATCTTCGCCGCCGGCGACTGCGTGCAGACCTACCACCGCCTCCTCGGCACCGACACCTACCTGCCGTTGGGCACCACCGCGCACAAACAAGGCCGTGTCGCCGGGGAAAACGCACTCGGCGCCGCCCGCCGGTTCGCCGGCTCGTTGGGCACGCAGGTGGTGAAGGTGTTCGACCTCGCGATCGCCCGCACCGGCGTCCGCGACCGCGACGCCGTCGGCTTCCGCCCCGTCACCCACGAGACGGTCGCCGACGACCACAAGGCCTACTACCCCGGCTCCCGCCCGATCCACCTGCGCATCACCGGCGACGCGACGACCGGCCGGCTGCTGGGCGCACAGCTGGTCGGGCACCGCGACAGCTCGGTGCACAAACGCGTCGACGTCCTCGCCACGGCGATCCACCACGGCATGACCGTCAGCGACGTCGAAGACCTCGACCTTTCCTACACCCCGCCCCTGGGTAGCCCGTACGACGCGGTCCAGGTCGCCACCCACGCCTGGACCCAGCAGCACGGCGACTGA
- the arsB gene encoding ACR3 family arsenite efflux transporter — MTQTADNTTTPAEGDVLRQLSFLDRFLPVWIIVAMALGLLLGSVIPGLQGVLDAVKIGQVSLPIALGLLLMMYPVLAKVRYDKVGTVTRDKRTMVLSLLLNWILGPALMFALAWLLLPDLPEYRTGLIIVGLARCIAMVIIWNDLACGDREAAAVLVALNSVFQVIMFGVLGWFYLDLLPGWLGLQSQSISFSPWEIALSVVIFLGIPLAAGYLSRRIGERTKGRTWYEGKYLPKVGPIALYGLLFTIVMLFALQGDNITSRPLDVARIALPLLAYFAIMWGGGYLLGKAAGLSYSRTTTLAFTAAGNNFELAIAVAIGVFGVTSGQALAGVVGPLIEVPVLVGLVYVSLWLRRRWADPTPQAEGEHP, encoded by the coding sequence GTGACCCAGACCGCTGACAACACAACAACACCGGCCGAGGGCGATGTCCTGCGCCAACTGTCCTTTCTGGACCGGTTCCTGCCCGTGTGGATCATCGTCGCGATGGCGCTCGGGCTGCTGCTGGGCAGTGTGATTCCCGGCCTGCAAGGCGTGCTGGACGCGGTGAAGATCGGGCAGGTGTCGCTGCCGATCGCGCTCGGGCTGCTGCTGATGATGTACCCGGTGCTGGCGAAGGTCCGCTACGACAAGGTCGGTACCGTCACGCGTGACAAGCGCACGATGGTGCTCTCCCTGCTGCTGAACTGGATTCTGGGTCCGGCGCTGATGTTCGCGCTGGCCTGGCTACTGCTGCCGGACCTGCCCGAGTACCGCACCGGGCTGATCATCGTCGGCCTCGCCCGATGCATCGCCATGGTCATCATCTGGAACGACCTCGCCTGCGGCGACCGCGAAGCCGCCGCGGTGCTGGTGGCGCTCAACTCGGTGTTCCAGGTGATCATGTTCGGGGTACTGGGCTGGTTCTACCTCGACCTGCTGCCCGGCTGGCTGGGCCTGCAAAGTCAGAGCATCTCGTTCTCTCCGTGGGAGATCGCGCTGTCGGTGGTGATCTTCCTCGGGATCCCGCTTGCCGCCGGTTACCTGTCCCGCCGCATCGGGGAACGGACCAAGGGCCGCACCTGGTACGAAGGCAAGTACCTGCCCAAGGTCGGGCCGATCGCGCTGTACGGGCTGCTGTTCACCATCGTCATGCTCTTCGCGCTGCAGGGCGACAACATCACCTCGCGCCCGCTGGACGTCGCGCGAATCGCGCTGCCGCTGCTGGCCTACTTCGCGATCATGTGGGGCGGCGGCTACCTGCTGGGCAAAGCTGCGGGGCTCTCTTATTCGCGCACGACGACGCTGGCGTTCACCGCCGCGGGCAACAACTTCGAGCTCGCCATCGCCGTCGCGATCGGGGTGTTCGGGGTGACCTCGGGGCAGGCGCTGGCCGGGGTGGTCGGGCCGTTGATCGAAGTACCGGTGCTCGTCGGCCTTGTGTACGTGAGCCTGTGGCTGCGCCGGCGCTGGGCCGATCCGACCCCGCAGGCTGAAGGAGAACACCCATGA
- a CDS encoding helix-turn-helix transcriptional regulator: MPDSTPPPTASGAPLAKAPLSAEHAVDLATGFKALGDPVRLRLLSLICASNGDTSVSDLAAAFTLSGPTISHHLKVLREAGLIEASRRGTSIHYRPRGAALDGLAGRLAAPGS; encoded by the coding sequence ATGCCCGACTCGACGCCTCCGCCCACCGCCTCCGGCGCGCCGTTGGCGAAGGCGCCGCTGTCGGCCGAGCACGCCGTAGACCTGGCGACCGGGTTCAAGGCCCTGGGCGACCCGGTTCGGCTGCGGCTGCTGTCGCTGATCTGCGCGTCGAATGGCGATACGTCCGTGAGTGATCTGGCCGCGGCGTTCACGCTGTCCGGGCCGACGATCTCGCACCACCTGAAGGTGCTGCGCGAAGCCGGCCTGATCGAGGCGTCGCGCCGCGGCACCTCGATCCACTACCGGCCGCGAGGCGCGGCGCTGGACGGATTGGCCGGCCGGCTGGCAGCACCTGGATCCTGA